The Verrucomicrobiota bacterium sequence GGCAAGGGCACGGTCGTTAAACTCTCGCCGGACGGAAAGGCGTTGCAGGAAGTGGACGTGCTGGGTTCGAAGCCGAGCAACCTTTGCTTTGGCGGCCCGGACGGCCGCACGGTGTACGTCACGGAAGTCGATCACCGCCGCCTGGTGCAGTTTCGAGTAGATCGTCCGGGTCTGGCCTTCGCCCGCCTGCGATAGCAGCCCTTTCACGATGTAGCCGCCGAGGTAACGAGGCGGACACAGGACTGCGATTGGATAATGAATCCGCCTCCTCACGTCGGCGGCTACATCGCGATCGTGTCAGACATCAATCATCCTCCTTTACGTCAAACGCAGACTACGATATTGTGTCGTTACTATGATCGTTCCACTCTCGAAAGTGCAGCTCCGGCGGGAAGAAGACGGTGTGTGGATTGCCAAGTCCTCGCTGCTCCCCGGTTGCCACGCGCACGGACGCGACCGTGGCGAAGCTACCTTGCGTTTCCAGCAAGCCGCCAAGGCTCACCTCGAAGTGTTGCTTGAAACGGGTCGCCCCATCCCGCCCGCTTTCCGCGACAAGTTTATTCTTGCCGCCTGATCCGTGGGCAAGTTCCCCACATTCAACTGCCGCAAGTTGGAACGCCGACTCCTTGAAATCGGTTGTGCGCACTTGCGCAACACCGGCAGCCACCGACACTACTCCAATCCGTTTCGGCCCGACCGCCTCATCACCTTCTCGTGGCATCCCGGCGACGTACCACGCGGAATCATTGCCGACATAATCGAAGACCTCGGCATCACCCGCGACGAATTCTACTTCGGAAAATTCTGACGATGTGAGGCTTCACCAAAGTAATTTCTCGAAAGTCGGCGGTACTCTGATTTGAAAGTAGACCACGATTCGCGAAGCGAAAATCTCCTTTGGGGAATCCTTCTCGTAGCGGCGTTGAGAACGCCAATTTCCAGTAGCCGTCAGACTGCACAGAGGGACGACTGTTCGCCGGACGGTTAGTTAAGTGTCATCTGTATCCAAGCATTTCGGCTAAAGTCTCGCCTACGATTCCGAGAACGAATAAAATAAACGGGCCGAGTCGAAACACCCAAAGGTCACTGGGCCAATAGTAGCGACGGCTGCGAAAATAAATTAAGCTGCAACTCCAAAACAGAAACGAGGCGACGAGGTAATATCCAAGAACAAAGCCACCATCTTGCCCCCCCATCGCCAAAATAAAACATATCATCCAGACAATGATCGCTTCTC is a genomic window containing:
- a CDS encoding type II toxin-antitoxin system HicA family toxin, producing the protein MGKFPTFNCRKLERRLLEIGCAHLRNTGSHRHYSNPFRPDRLITFSWHPGDVPRGIIADIIEDLGITRDEFYFGKF
- a CDS encoding type II toxin-antitoxin system HicB family antitoxin — encoded protein: MIVPLSKVQLRREEDGVWIAKSSLLPGCHAHGRDRGEATLRFQQAAKAHLEVLLETGRPIPPAFRDKFILAA